A genomic segment from Malaclemys terrapin pileata isolate rMalTer1 chromosome 1, rMalTer1.hap1, whole genome shotgun sequence encodes:
- the AP1S2 gene encoding AP-1 complex subunit sigma-2 isoform X2 gives MQFMLLFSRQGKLRLQKWYVPLSDKEKKKITRELVQTVLARKPKMCSFLEWRDLKIVYKRYASLYFCCAIEDQDNELITLEIIHRYVELLDKYFGSVCELDIIFNFEKAYFILDEFLLGGEVQETSKKNVLKAIEQADLLQEEAETPRSVLEEIGLT, from the exons ATGCAGTTTATGTTGCTTTTTAGTCGTCAAGGGAAGCTCAGACTTCAGAAGTGGTATGTCCCGTTGTCTgacaaagagaagaagaaaatcacAAGGGAACTTGTTCAGACAGTGCTGGCCCGTAAACCGAAAATGTGCAGCTTCCTGGAGTGGAGAGACCTGAAGATTGTCTACAAAAG ATATGCAAGCCTTTATTTCTGCTGTGCTATTGAAGATCAGGACAATGAACTGATAACTCTGGAAATAATTCATCGTTATGTGGAACTACTTGACAAGTATTTTGGCAGT GTGTGTGAACTTGATATCATCTTCAATTTTGAAAAGGCTTATTTTATTCTGGATGAGTTCCTGTTGGGAGGGGAAGTTCAGGAGACCTCCAAGAAAAACGTTCTCAAAGCCATTGAGCAGGCAGATCTGTTACAGGAG
- the AP1S2 gene encoding AP-1 complex subunit sigma-2 isoform X3, producing the protein MQFMLLFSRQGKLRLQKWYVPLSDKEKKKITRELVQTVLARKPKMCSFLEWRDLKIVYKRYASLYFCCAIEDQDNELITLEIIHRYVELLDKYFGSVCELDIIFNFEKAYFILDEFLLGGEVQETSKKNVLKAIEQADLLQESQNEDWGGLSEDIL; encoded by the exons ATGCAGTTTATGTTGCTTTTTAGTCGTCAAGGGAAGCTCAGACTTCAGAAGTGGTATGTCCCGTTGTCTgacaaagagaagaagaaaatcacAAGGGAACTTGTTCAGACAGTGCTGGCCCGTAAACCGAAAATGTGCAGCTTCCTGGAGTGGAGAGACCTGAAGATTGTCTACAAAAG ATATGCAAGCCTTTATTTCTGCTGTGCTATTGAAGATCAGGACAATGAACTGATAACTCTGGAAATAATTCATCGTTATGTGGAACTACTTGACAAGTATTTTGGCAGT GTGTGTGAACTTGATATCATCTTCAATTTTGAAAAGGCTTATTTTATTCTGGATGAGTTCCTGTTGGGAGGGGAAGTTCAGGAGACCTCCAAGAAAAACGTTCTCAAAGCCATTGAGCAGGCAGATCTGTTACAGGAG
- the AP1S2 gene encoding AP-1 complex subunit sigma-2 isoform X4, with translation MQFMLLFSRQGKLRLQKWYVPLSDKEKKKITRELVQTVLARKPKMCSFLEWRDLKIVYKRYASLYFCCAIEDQDNELITLEIIHRYVELLDKYFGSVCELDIIFNFEKAYFILDEFLLGGEVQETSKKNVLKAIEQADLLQEPRHEYFNVPVY, from the exons ATGCAGTTTATGTTGCTTTTTAGTCGTCAAGGGAAGCTCAGACTTCAGAAGTGGTATGTCCCGTTGTCTgacaaagagaagaagaaaatcacAAGGGAACTTGTTCAGACAGTGCTGGCCCGTAAACCGAAAATGTGCAGCTTCCTGGAGTGGAGAGACCTGAAGATTGTCTACAAAAG ATATGCAAGCCTTTATTTCTGCTGTGCTATTGAAGATCAGGACAATGAACTGATAACTCTGGAAATAATTCATCGTTATGTGGAACTACTTGACAAGTATTTTGGCAGT GTGTGTGAACTTGATATCATCTTCAATTTTGAAAAGGCTTATTTTATTCTGGATGAGTTCCTGTTGGGAGGGGAAGTTCAGGAGACCTCCAAGAAAAACGTTCTCAAAGCCATTGAGCAGGCAGATCTGTTACAGGAG